The Columba livia isolate bColLiv1 breed racing homer chromosome 13, bColLiv1.pat.W.v2, whole genome shotgun sequence genome has a segment encoding these proteins:
- the SALL1 gene encoding sal-like protein 1 isoform X3: MNDTVNNTDQVDCSDLSEHNKLDREESMDVEASSIHNSSSSSKSVNNSIASSNSSTMGTSAVTTSLPHIGDLTTLGNFSVINSNVIIENLQSTKVAVAQFSQEARCNGASSSKLAVPALMEQLLALQQQQIHQLQLIEQIRHQILLLASQNADMPTSSSPSQGTLRTSANPLSTLSSHLSQQLAAAAGLAQSLASQSASISGVKQLPPIQLPQSNPGNTLIPSSSGSSPNINILAAAVTTPSSEKVASSIGGSQLSNPPVSASSSPAFAISSLLSPASNPLLPQPTPGNSVFSSPLSTLGTPAEDLNSLTALAQQRKSKPPNVTAFEAKSNSDEAFFKHKCRFCAKVFGSDSALQIHLRSHTGERPFKCNICGNRFSTKGNLKVHFQRHKEKYPHIQMNPYPVPEHLDNIPTSTGIPYGMSIPPEKPVTSWLDSKPVLSTLTTSVGLPLPPTIPSLTPFIKTEEPQPIPISHPSASPPCSVKSDSGAADPTSKISNGLADEVEAGALPTSNGKMEENPQNASAVTNVSGSVSSPAADSGSSAVATFTNPLMPLMSEQFKAKFPFGGLLDSTPASETSKLQQLVENIDKKATDPNECIICHRVLSCQSALKMHYRTHTGERPFKCKICGRAFTTKGNLKTHYSVHRAMPPLRVQHSCPICQKKFTNAVVLQQHIRMHMGGQIPNTPVTENYPESMESDTGSFDDKNFDDIDNFSDENMEDCPDSSVPDTPKSADASQDSLSSSPLPLEMSSIAALENQMKMINAGLAEQLQASLKSVENGSVEGDVLTNDSSSVGGDMESQSAGSPAVSESTSSMQALSPSNSANDYHKSPGIEDKPVRALPSEFANGLSPTPANSGALDLTSSNTDKMIKEESLSMLFPFRDRGKFKNTACDICGKTFACQSALDIHYRSHTKERPFICTVCNRGFSTKGNLKQHMLTHQMRDLPSQLFEPNSAIGPNQNSSVMPANSLSSLIKTEVNGFVHGSPQDSKEAPSGLVTSGPLSSSATSPVLLPALPRRTPKQHYCNTCGKTFSSSSALQIHERTHTGEKPFACTICGRAFTTKGNLKVHMGTHMWNSTPARRGRRLSVDGPMTFLGGNPVKFPEMFQKDLAARSGNGDPSSFWNQYAAALSSGLAMKTNEISVIQNGGIPPAPGGLGNGGSSPISGLTGSLEKLQNSEPNAPLAGLEKMASNENGTNFRFTRFVEDNKEIVTN; this comes from the exons ATGAATGACACAGTTAATAACACAGATCAAGTAGACTGCAGTGACCTTTCAGAGCATAACAAACTTGACAGGGAAGAATCCATGGATGTGGAAGCTTCCAGCATTCACAATAGCAGTAGCAGTTCCAAGAGCGTCAACAATAGTATTGCAAGCAGTAACAGCTCCACAATGGGTACCTCAGCTGTAACAACCTCTCTACCTCACATAGGGGATCTGACGACATTAGGCAACTTTTCCGTGATCAACAGCAACGTAATAATCGAAAACCTTCAGAGCACGAAAGTGGCGGTGGCGCAGTTCTCGCAGGAGGCACGATGTAACGGCGCGTCGAGCAGCAAACTGGCTGTGCCGGCCCTGATGGAGCAGCTCTTGGCgctacagcagcagcagatccaCCAGTTGCAACTGATTGAACAGATTCGGCACCAAATATTATTGTTGGCTTCCCAAAACGCAGACATGCCAACGTCTTCGAGCCCTTCTCAAGGTACTTTGCGAACATCTGCCAACCCCTTGTCCACGTTAAGTTCCCATTTATCccagcagctggctgcagcagctggattAGCACAAAGCCTTGCTAGTCAATCTGCCAGCATCAGTGGTGTGAAACAGCTCCCCCCTATACAGCTACCTCAGAGCAACCCTGGCAACACTCTAATTCCATCCAGTAGTGGCTCTTCTCCAAATATTAACATATTGGCAGCAGCAGTTACAACGCCGTCCTCAGAAAAAGTGGCTTCAAGTATTGGTGGCTCACAGCTCAGCAACCCACCAGTATCAGCATCATCTTCACCAGCTTTTGCAATAAGCAGTTTATTAAGTCCTGCATCTAATCCACTTCTACCTCAGCCCACCCCTGGTAACTCTGTGTTCTCCAGTCCCTTGTCCACTCTTGGAACACCTGCAGAGGATTTAAACTCCTTGACTGCCTTGGCACAGCAACGAAAAAGCAAGCCACCAAATGTAACTGCTTTTGAAGCGAAAAGTAATTCGGACGAGGCGTTCTTTAAGCATAAATGCAGGTTCTGTGCTAAAGTGTTTGGGAGTGACAGTGCCTTGCAGATTCACTTACGTTCTCACACTGGCGAGAGGCCATTTAAATGCAACATATGTGGAAACAGGTTCTCCACCAAGGGAAACTTAAAAGTCCACTTTCAGCGTCACAAAGAAAAATACCCTCACATTCAAATGAACCCATACCCGGTGCCAGAGCATTTGGACAATATTCCGACAAGCACGGGGATTCCTTATGGGATGTCTATACCGCCAGAGAAACCTGTCACGAGCTGGCTGGACAGCAAGCCGGTGCTCTCCACCCTGACGACTTCTGTTGGCCTGCCACTCCCACCAACAATTCCAAGCTTGACCCCATTCATCAAAACTGAGGAGCCCCAGCCGATTCCTATTAGCCATCCTTCTGCGagccctccctgctctgtcAAGAGCGACTCGGGAGCAGCTGATCCCACATCAAAAATTTCCAACGGACTTGCCGATGAGGTAGAGGCTGGTGCTTTGCCTACCTCAAACggcaaaatggaagaaaacccTCAAAACGCAAGCGCCGTCACGAACGTGAGCGGCTCCGTGAGCTCACCGGCAGCGGACTCAGGCTCCAGCGCTGTTGCCACTTTTACAAATCCACTGATGCCTctaatgtcagagcaatttaAGGCAAAGTTTCCATTTGGAGGACTATTGGATTCAACGCCAGCATCTGAAACGTCGAAATTGCAGCAACTGGTAGAAAACATTGACAAAAAGGCAACCGATCCGAACGAGTGTATCATTTGCCACCGAGTTCTCAGTTGCCAGAGCGCACTGAAAATGCATTATCGCACGCATACCGGTGAGAGGccatttaaatgtaaaatctgTGGTCGCGCTTTCACTACTAAAGGCAACTTAAAGACTCATTACAGTGTCCACCGTGCCATGCCCCCACTGAGGGTACAACATTCGTGCCCGATCTGCCAGAAAAAATTCACCAACGCtgttgtgctgcagcagcataTCCGAATGCACATGGGAGGGCAGATCCCCAACACCCCGGTCACAGAGAACTATCCTGAGTCAATGGAATCAGATACGGGATCTTTTGACGATAAGAATTTTGATGATATAGACAACTTCTCAGATGAGAACATGGAAGACTGTCCTGACAGCAGCGTGCCGGATACACCCAAATCTGCGGATGCGTCGCAAGACAGCCtgtcttcttcccctctgcccctGGAAATGTCGAGTATTGctgctttggaaaatcagatGAAGATGATCAACGCAGGACTTGCTGAACAACTTCAGGCAAGCTTAAAGTCGGTCGAAAATGGGTCAGTGGAAGGGGACGTTTTGACTAACGACTCGTCATCTGTCGGTGGTGATATGGAAAGCCAAAGTGCTGGAAGCCCTGCTGTCTCAGAGTCTACCTCTTCCATGCAGGCCTTGTCCCCATCCAACAGCGCTAACGATTACCACAAGTCACCAGGTATCGAAGATAAACCCGTCAGAGCTTTACCAAGTGAGTTTGCCAACGGTTTGTCTCCAACCCCTGCTAACAGTGGTGCTTTGGACTTGACATCTAGTAACACTGATAAAATGATTAAAGAAGAGTCTCTGAGTATGCTCTTTCCTTTCAGAGACAGAGGTAAATTTAAAAACACCGCATGTGACATTTGTGGCAAAACATTTGCTTGTCAGAGTGCCTTGGACATTCATTACAGAAGTCATACCAAAGAGAGACCATTTATTTGCACAGTTTGCAATCGTGGCTTTTCCACAAAGGGTAATTTGAAGCAGCATATGTTGACACATCAAATGCGAGATCTACCATCACAGCTTTTTGAGCCCAACTCCGCTATCGGCCCTAATCAGAACTCTTCGGTTATGCCCGCGAATTCGCTGTCGTCGCTCATAAAGACTGAGGTGAACGGCTTTGTGCACGGCTCTCCTCAGGACAGCAAGGAAGCGCCCTCTGGTCTCGTCACCTCGGGCCCGCTGTCCTCCTCGGCCACGTCTCCCGTCCTGCTCCCCGCTCTCCCCAGGAGAACCCCCAAACAGCACTACTGCAACACGTGTGGGAAAACCTTCTCTTCCTCTAGTGCTCTGCAGATCCACGAAAGGACACACACTGGTGAGAAACCTTTTGCCTGCACTATATGCGGAAGAGCGTTCACAACAAAAGGCAATCTGAAG gtTCACATGGGCACTCACATGTGGAACAGTACTCCTGCGAGACGAGGCAGGCGACTCTCCGTGGATGGCCCCATGACGTTTCTAGGAGGCAATCCCGTCAAGTTCCCAGAAATGTTTCAGAAGGATTTGGCTGCGCGGTCAGGGAATGGAGACCCCTCCAGTTTCTGGAACCAGTATGCAGCAGCACTCTCCAGTGGCTTGGCCATGAAGACGAACGAGATCTCGGTCATCCAGAACGGCGGCATTCCTCCGGCACCAGGGGGCCTGGGCAACGGGGGCAGCTCTCCCATCAGCGGCTTGACGGGAAGCCTGGAGAAGCTCCAGAATTCGGAACCCAATGCACCTCTAGCTGGTCTGGAGAAAATGGCAAGCAATGAAAATGGGACAAACTTCCGTTTTACGCGTTTCGTGGAAGACAACAAAGAAATTGTaacaaattag
- the SALL1 gene encoding sal-like protein 1 isoform X1, translated as MRRASAGGQRGDPAAAGAEGPAGQKRFDRAGDTEKGQANRTTKNKDAHVCGRCCAEFFELSDLLQHKKNCTKNQLVLIVNENPASPSETFPPSSPSDNPDEQMNDTVNNTDQVDCSDLSEHNKLDREESMDVEASSIHNSSSSSKSVNNSIASSNSSTMGTSAVTTSLPHIGDLTTLGNFSVINSNVIIENLQSTKVAVAQFSQEARCNGASSSKLAVPALMEQLLALQQQQIHQLQLIEQIRHQILLLASQNADMPTSSSPSQGTLRTSANPLSTLSSHLSQQLAAAAGLAQSLASQSASISGVKQLPPIQLPQSNPGNTLIPSSSGSSPNINILAAAVTTPSSEKVASSIGGSQLSNPPVSASSSPAFAISSLLSPASNPLLPQPTPGNSVFSSPLSTLGTPAEDLNSLTALAQQRKSKPPNVTAFEAKSNSDEAFFKHKCRFCAKVFGSDSALQIHLRSHTGERPFKCNICGNRFSTKGNLKVHFQRHKEKYPHIQMNPYPVPEHLDNIPTSTGIPYGMSIPPEKPVTSWLDSKPVLSTLTTSVGLPLPPTIPSLTPFIKTEEPQPIPISHPSASPPCSVKSDSGAADPTSKISNGLADEVEAGALPTSNGKMEENPQNASAVTNVSGSVSSPAADSGSSAVATFTNPLMPLMSEQFKAKFPFGGLLDSTPASETSKLQQLVENIDKKATDPNECIICHRVLSCQSALKMHYRTHTGERPFKCKICGRAFTTKGNLKTHYSVHRAMPPLRVQHSCPICQKKFTNAVVLQQHIRMHMGGQIPNTPVTENYPESMESDTGSFDDKNFDDIDNFSDENMEDCPDSSVPDTPKSADASQDSLSSSPLPLEMSSIAALENQMKMINAGLAEQLQASLKSVENGSVEGDVLTNDSSSVGGDMESQSAGSPAVSESTSSMQALSPSNSANDYHKSPGIEDKPVRALPSEFANGLSPTPANSGALDLTSSNTDKMIKEESLSMLFPFRDRGKFKNTACDICGKTFACQSALDIHYRSHTKERPFICTVCNRGFSTKGNLKQHMLTHQMRDLPSQLFEPNSAIGPNQNSSVMPANSLSSLIKTEVNGFVHGSPQDSKEAPSGLVTSGPLSSSATSPVLLPALPRRTPKQHYCNTCGKTFSSSSALQIHERTHTGEKPFACTICGRAFTTKGNLKVHMGTHMWNSTPARRGRRLSVDGPMTFLGGNPVKFPEMFQKDLAARSGNGDPSSFWNQYAAALSSGLAMKTNEISVIQNGGIPPAPGGLGNGGSSPISGLTGSLEKLQNSEPNAPLAGLEKMASNENGTNFRFTRFVEDNKEIVTN; from the exons ATGAGGAGGGCGAGCGCCGGGGGACAGCGAGGGGACCcagcggcggcgggcgcggagGGCCCCGCGGGGCAGAAGCGCTTCGACCGGGCAG GAGACACAGAAAAGGGTCAAGCAAATCGAACCACTAAGAACAAGGACGCCCATGTCTGTGGCAGGTGCTGTGCTGAGTTCTTTGAATTATCAGATCTCCTGCAACACAAGAAGAATTGTACTAAAAATCAATTAGTTTTAATTGTGAATGAAAATCCAGCTTCTCCTTCTGAAACCTTCCCTCCTAGTTCCCCTTCTGATAATCCTGATGAACAGATGAATGACACAGTTAATAACACAGATCAAGTAGACTGCAGTGACCTTTCAGAGCATAACAAACTTGACAGGGAAGAATCCATGGATGTGGAAGCTTCCAGCATTCACAATAGCAGTAGCAGTTCCAAGAGCGTCAACAATAGTATTGCAAGCAGTAACAGCTCCACAATGGGTACCTCAGCTGTAACAACCTCTCTACCTCACATAGGGGATCTGACGACATTAGGCAACTTTTCCGTGATCAACAGCAACGTAATAATCGAAAACCTTCAGAGCACGAAAGTGGCGGTGGCGCAGTTCTCGCAGGAGGCACGATGTAACGGCGCGTCGAGCAGCAAACTGGCTGTGCCGGCCCTGATGGAGCAGCTCTTGGCgctacagcagcagcagatccaCCAGTTGCAACTGATTGAACAGATTCGGCACCAAATATTATTGTTGGCTTCCCAAAACGCAGACATGCCAACGTCTTCGAGCCCTTCTCAAGGTACTTTGCGAACATCTGCCAACCCCTTGTCCACGTTAAGTTCCCATTTATCccagcagctggctgcagcagctggattAGCACAAAGCCTTGCTAGTCAATCTGCCAGCATCAGTGGTGTGAAACAGCTCCCCCCTATACAGCTACCTCAGAGCAACCCTGGCAACACTCTAATTCCATCCAGTAGTGGCTCTTCTCCAAATATTAACATATTGGCAGCAGCAGTTACAACGCCGTCCTCAGAAAAAGTGGCTTCAAGTATTGGTGGCTCACAGCTCAGCAACCCACCAGTATCAGCATCATCTTCACCAGCTTTTGCAATAAGCAGTTTATTAAGTCCTGCATCTAATCCACTTCTACCTCAGCCCACCCCTGGTAACTCTGTGTTCTCCAGTCCCTTGTCCACTCTTGGAACACCTGCAGAGGATTTAAACTCCTTGACTGCCTTGGCACAGCAACGAAAAAGCAAGCCACCAAATGTAACTGCTTTTGAAGCGAAAAGTAATTCGGACGAGGCGTTCTTTAAGCATAAATGCAGGTTCTGTGCTAAAGTGTTTGGGAGTGACAGTGCCTTGCAGATTCACTTACGTTCTCACACTGGCGAGAGGCCATTTAAATGCAACATATGTGGAAACAGGTTCTCCACCAAGGGAAACTTAAAAGTCCACTTTCAGCGTCACAAAGAAAAATACCCTCACATTCAAATGAACCCATACCCGGTGCCAGAGCATTTGGACAATATTCCGACAAGCACGGGGATTCCTTATGGGATGTCTATACCGCCAGAGAAACCTGTCACGAGCTGGCTGGACAGCAAGCCGGTGCTCTCCACCCTGACGACTTCTGTTGGCCTGCCACTCCCACCAACAATTCCAAGCTTGACCCCATTCATCAAAACTGAGGAGCCCCAGCCGATTCCTATTAGCCATCCTTCTGCGagccctccctgctctgtcAAGAGCGACTCGGGAGCAGCTGATCCCACATCAAAAATTTCCAACGGACTTGCCGATGAGGTAGAGGCTGGTGCTTTGCCTACCTCAAACggcaaaatggaagaaaacccTCAAAACGCAAGCGCCGTCACGAACGTGAGCGGCTCCGTGAGCTCACCGGCAGCGGACTCAGGCTCCAGCGCTGTTGCCACTTTTACAAATCCACTGATGCCTctaatgtcagagcaatttaAGGCAAAGTTTCCATTTGGAGGACTATTGGATTCAACGCCAGCATCTGAAACGTCGAAATTGCAGCAACTGGTAGAAAACATTGACAAAAAGGCAACCGATCCGAACGAGTGTATCATTTGCCACCGAGTTCTCAGTTGCCAGAGCGCACTGAAAATGCATTATCGCACGCATACCGGTGAGAGGccatttaaatgtaaaatctgTGGTCGCGCTTTCACTACTAAAGGCAACTTAAAGACTCATTACAGTGTCCACCGTGCCATGCCCCCACTGAGGGTACAACATTCGTGCCCGATCTGCCAGAAAAAATTCACCAACGCtgttgtgctgcagcagcataTCCGAATGCACATGGGAGGGCAGATCCCCAACACCCCGGTCACAGAGAACTATCCTGAGTCAATGGAATCAGATACGGGATCTTTTGACGATAAGAATTTTGATGATATAGACAACTTCTCAGATGAGAACATGGAAGACTGTCCTGACAGCAGCGTGCCGGATACACCCAAATCTGCGGATGCGTCGCAAGACAGCCtgtcttcttcccctctgcccctGGAAATGTCGAGTATTGctgctttggaaaatcagatGAAGATGATCAACGCAGGACTTGCTGAACAACTTCAGGCAAGCTTAAAGTCGGTCGAAAATGGGTCAGTGGAAGGGGACGTTTTGACTAACGACTCGTCATCTGTCGGTGGTGATATGGAAAGCCAAAGTGCTGGAAGCCCTGCTGTCTCAGAGTCTACCTCTTCCATGCAGGCCTTGTCCCCATCCAACAGCGCTAACGATTACCACAAGTCACCAGGTATCGAAGATAAACCCGTCAGAGCTTTACCAAGTGAGTTTGCCAACGGTTTGTCTCCAACCCCTGCTAACAGTGGTGCTTTGGACTTGACATCTAGTAACACTGATAAAATGATTAAAGAAGAGTCTCTGAGTATGCTCTTTCCTTTCAGAGACAGAGGTAAATTTAAAAACACCGCATGTGACATTTGTGGCAAAACATTTGCTTGTCAGAGTGCCTTGGACATTCATTACAGAAGTCATACCAAAGAGAGACCATTTATTTGCACAGTTTGCAATCGTGGCTTTTCCACAAAGGGTAATTTGAAGCAGCATATGTTGACACATCAAATGCGAGATCTACCATCACAGCTTTTTGAGCCCAACTCCGCTATCGGCCCTAATCAGAACTCTTCGGTTATGCCCGCGAATTCGCTGTCGTCGCTCATAAAGACTGAGGTGAACGGCTTTGTGCACGGCTCTCCTCAGGACAGCAAGGAAGCGCCCTCTGGTCTCGTCACCTCGGGCCCGCTGTCCTCCTCGGCCACGTCTCCCGTCCTGCTCCCCGCTCTCCCCAGGAGAACCCCCAAACAGCACTACTGCAACACGTGTGGGAAAACCTTCTCTTCCTCTAGTGCTCTGCAGATCCACGAAAGGACACACACTGGTGAGAAACCTTTTGCCTGCACTATATGCGGAAGAGCGTTCACAACAAAAGGCAATCTGAAG gtTCACATGGGCACTCACATGTGGAACAGTACTCCTGCGAGACGAGGCAGGCGACTCTCCGTGGATGGCCCCATGACGTTTCTAGGAGGCAATCCCGTCAAGTTCCCAGAAATGTTTCAGAAGGATTTGGCTGCGCGGTCAGGGAATGGAGACCCCTCCAGTTTCTGGAACCAGTATGCAGCAGCACTCTCCAGTGGCTTGGCCATGAAGACGAACGAGATCTCGGTCATCCAGAACGGCGGCATTCCTCCGGCACCAGGGGGCCTGGGCAACGGGGGCAGCTCTCCCATCAGCGGCTTGACGGGAAGCCTGGAGAAGCTCCAGAATTCGGAACCCAATGCACCTCTAGCTGGTCTGGAGAAAATGGCAAGCAATGAAAATGGGACAAACTTCCGTTTTACGCGTTTCGTGGAAGACAACAAAGAAATTGTaacaaattag